In Lycium ferocissimum isolate CSIRO_LF1 chromosome 3, AGI_CSIRO_Lferr_CH_V1, whole genome shotgun sequence, the genomic window CGTATAGAATGGCCCTAGCAGaattaaagtaattaaaagTTCAGTTGAAGGATCTTCTTGACAAGAGATTTATAAGGCCAAGTGTCTGACCTTGGGGCGCATCGGTCTTGTTTGTtcgaaagaaggatggatcctTGCGTATGTGTATAGATTACTGCCAgctgaacaaggtcaccattaagtACATGTATCCTCTTCCTAGAACTTATTTGgtcaacttcagggtgctcagtcctcagatcaggctaccatcagttgAAGGCTAGGGAGGTTGATATTCTAAAAATCActttcagaacccgttatggtcattttgaatttcttgtcatgtcgtttgggttgaAGAATGCACCAGCAGTTTTTATCGATCTTATAAACAGaatcttcaagccttatctagACTTATTCatcattgtgtttattgatgacatattGGTGCATTCTCGTAGTGAGGCTGACCATGCAGAGCACCTCAGGATAGTATTGCAGACACTCAAGGATCGTGAGCTTTATGAAAAATTCTCAAAGCGCGAGTTTTGGCTAACgtcagtggcattcttaggccatgtgatttTAGGTGAAGGAGTTAAAGTGGACTTTCAGAAAATTAACGTTgttaagaattggcccagacccacctcagcatcagatatcagaagtttcttgggtttgaCAGGTTATTACAGTCGTTTTGTTGTGGGATTTTCCTTTATCTCAGCTCCATTGACTaggttgactcagaagaagGCCAAGTTTTAATGGTCAGATGCATGTGAACAGAGTTTCGAAGAGTTAAAGAAGAGATTGACTTCCGCTCCAGTATTGACGCTACCAGAAGGAACTAAAGGGTtcgtagtttattgtgatgcttcaggagtTGGTCTTAGCTGTgttttaatgcagcatggtaaagttgTGGCTTATGCATCTAGACAACTTAAGGCTCATGAAAGGAATTATCCAagtcatgatctagaattggcagccgtggtttttgcacttaagatatggcgtcactacttgtatggagtgcatgtggATATTTTCACCGATCATAAAAGCAcgcaatatattttcaagcacgagagttgaatctcggtgcagagaagatggctcgaattgcttaaggactatgatgtggataagcctgcagtatattttcaagcacagagagttgaatctcaggcagagaagatggctcgaattgcttaaggactatgatgtggatattctctatcatccagggaaggcgaatgtagtggccgatgctcttagtcggtgttccatgggaagtttaatGCAAACAAGAGAGTCATGACCAAGAAAGTTCATCGATTAGccagtcttggagttcgacttttggactccaAGGATGGCGGTGTGGTTGTTCAGAATTGGGCTCTCTCCTCCTTAGTCATTGAAGTTAAAGAGAAGCAGTATAaggatccctacttgttgcagctgaaagaggggattcataATTATAAGACGATGACTTTTGAATAAGGGAGAGATGACGGTACCTTGAGATATcaaggtagattatgtgttccagatgtagataGGATTAGAGAGCAAAAtatgtcagaagctcaccattccaggtattctattcacccaggttccacaaaaatgtatcatgatcttaaggagatttattggtggaacgatatgaaaaagaatgtagcagattttgtggctaagtatCCAAATTGTCAGCGAGTGAAAGCTGAACACCAGAGGCCTagtggcttggctcagaatattaaTATTCCCATTCGgaagtgggagatgataaatatggatttcataacaagtctacctcgttcagctaggaggcatgattcaatttgggtgattgtggatagacttacgaagtcagcgcaCTTCTCTCCAGTTAAGACCACAAATTCAGCGGAGGACTACGCGAAGTTATATCTTCGTGAAATTGTCAGACTTCATGGGACTCCAGTGTCCATTAATTtagatcgtggtgctcagttcacagcaaaattttagaaatcctttcagaaaggattgggtacaaAGGTTAATCTCAGTACagcttttcaccctcagacagatgCCTGGCAGAGTGCACCATTCAGACctttgaggatatgttgagggcatgtgtccttgatttcaaaggtaattgggatgatcacttgcctcttattgagtttgcttataataacagttaccatgctagtattgggatggcgccgtatgaagctttgtatgggtgtagatgtagatcaccaattggttggtttgagaTTGGTAAAGCTGAAttgttaggaccagatttggtctatcaggctatggataaagtcaagttaattcagGAGTGGTTGAAAATGGCTCAGAGTCACCAaaagtcttacacagatgtgagaCGAAGGGATTTAGAGTTTCACAttaatgactgggtatttctTAAAGTCTCTcctatgaagggtgtcatgagatttggtaagaaggggaagcttagtcgtCGCTATATTGGACCACACAGAACTCTGCGAAAGGTTGGTCAAGTGACTTATGAGCTTGAGTTGCCGCAAGACTTGGTTGCCGTGTACCCAgtgttccatgtgtctatgttgAGAAAGTGCGTGGGAGACCCCTTGTCGGTTGTCCCGACTGATAGCATAACAATTAATGATAGTTTGAATTATGAAGAAGTCCCAGTGAAAATCcttgatcgtcaggttcgcaagttgagaacgaAAGAAGTTGCTTCAGTGAAAGTCCTttggaggagtcagaaagttgaagaagctaTGTGGGAAGTagaagaggacatgaagtctAGATATCCCCATCTCTTTGGAGAGTTAGCAGAAAGTGTTGAAGGTAATTTATCTTCTCATTCAGATTTCCTTTCATGGTTTCCCTGTTCCCAGTAATCAGCCAATTTAGCAGCCAGCCAGTTCAATAGTTATTCAGTTCAGCCCTTCTTAGTTCAGCATTCATGTGTTCATGTCAGTTAGTGTGCATATGCCTTAGCAGTCACTAGT contains:
- the LOC132048933 gene encoding uncharacterized protein LOC132048933, translated to MDKVKLIQEWLKMAQSHQKSYTDVRRRDLEFHINDWVFLKVSPMKGVMRFGKKGKLSRRYIGPHRTLRKVGQVTYELELPQDLVAVYPVFHVSMLRKCVGDPLSVVPTDSITINDSLNYEEVPVKILDRQVRKLRTKEVASVKVLWRSQKVEEAMWEVEEDMKSRYPHLFGELAESVEGNLSSHSDFLSWFPCSQ